The sequence below is a genomic window from Microbacterium sp. cx-55.
GGCGCCGACCACACCGGCGGGGGCCGGACCCACGTGCTGACCGAGGACCACGTCCGGTAGGGGCACCTTCTCGTAGAGGCCGTCATCGATCATCGCCTGCGCGCCGTCGCCGCTCTCTTCGGCGGGCTGGAACAGGGCGATCACCGTCCCTGACCACTCGTGTCGGGTCTGTGCGAGTCGATCGGCCGCACCGATCAGAGCCGCGACGTGCACGTCGTGGCCGCACGCGTGCATCATGCCCTCGACCGTGCTGGCGTAATCCAGGCCGGTGTCCTCGTGCACCGGAAGCGCATCCATGTCCGCGCGAATCAGAACGGTCGGGCCTTCGCCATTGCGAAGCACTCCCACGACGCCCGTCCGGCCGACTCTCTCGATGACCTCGTAGCCGGAGTATCGGAGACAGGCCGCCGCGACGCCCGCCGTGCGCGTCTCTTCGAACGCCGGTTCCGGATGGCGATGCAGATCGCGGTAGAGGTCGGCCAGGGGCGCGGCGAAGTCGGTCATCTGCTCAGTCTCCCGCACAGTCGTCCTGATGCTCGGGAGCGGAACGACGACCGCGGGACGAGCGCTTCGGGACATCCACTCACGCTGTCACGTTCATCGCCTGCGTTCGATCGCCGCGAGACGTCGTCTCGACGCGCCGCCACATACGCGTCGCGCGGGAGGCACCGGATGGTGCACTCCCGCGCGACGAGTACTGCGGATGCGGCGGATCAGCCCTTCGTCGCCCCAGCCAGAAGGCCCCGGACGAAGAACCTCTGCAGCGCGAAGAAGACGATCAACGGCACGATGATCGAGATGAACGCGCCCGCGGACTGCAGGTACCAGCGGTCGCCCCACGAGCCCGACAGCGAGTTCAACGTCTGCGTCAGCGGCAACGACGACGATGGCGCGAAGATCGTCGCCACGAGCAGGTCGTTCCACACCCAGAGGAACTGGAAGATCGCGAACGAAGCGATTGCCGGCATGGCCAGCGGCAGGATCATCCGGAAGAAGATCTGTCCGTGCCCGGCACCGTCGACCCGCGCGGCTTCGATGACCTCGCTCGGGATCTCCGCGATGAAGTTGTGCAGCAGGAAGATCGCGAGCGGCAGCGCGAAGATCGCGTGTGCGATCCAGACGGTCGCGAACGAGTGGTCCACATCGCGCAGCTCGAAGCCCGGGAAGACCCCGACGCCGTTGATCTCGAGTCCGCGCGAGAACAGCGTCAGCAGCGGCACGAGAGCCATCTGGATCGGAACGATCTGCAGCGCGAAGACGAAGACGAAGAGCAGATTCTTGCCCTTGAAGTCGATCCACGCGAACGCGTAAGCGGCCAGGGACGCGAGCGCGATCGGGATGATCGTGGCCGGAATAGCGATGGCCAGCGAGTTGATGAACGACTGACCGAGGGTCAGCGCCGTTCCCCCGGAGGTCAACGCGTCCGCGTAGTTCTGCAGGGTGAAGCTCGGGTTGGTGAAGACCGTCCACCAGCCCGAGGTCTGCGAGTCGGAGCCGGGTCGGAACGACGTCACGAACAACCCGAAGGTCGGGATGGTCCAGAAGATCGCGATGATGACCGCGATGATCGTGGCGGTCTTGGACGTGAGCTTCTTCTGGGCGATGTTCTCGCTGCGACGCGTGTCTCGCGCCGTCTTGCGGGTGGCTCGACGATCGAATGCCGGGGGCGTCTCGGCCGGAGCGATGGCGCTCATCGGATCTCCCTTTGCTGGCGCAGCTGACGCGCGTTGTAGATGATCAGCGGCAGAACGAACAGGAACAGCACGACGGCGAGCGCGGACGAGTGCCCGTAGCTCTGGAACCGCTGCTGCTGGTTGACCATCTCGAAACCGAGGACGGAGGTGTTCGAGCGACCACCGGTCATCACGGCGACGATGTCGTAGACCTTCAGCGAAGCGATGGTGATCGTGGTCAGCACGACGATCAACGAGGCGCGGATGCCGGGAACGGTGACGTTGCGGAACCGCTGCCAGGGGCTCGCGCCGTCGAGCTGCGCCGCCTCGAGCTGTTCGGTGGGAACAGCCTTGATCGCGGCCGACAGGATGACCATCGCGAACCCGGTCTGGGTCCAGATGAACACCGCGAGCAGGGCGAACGTGTTCAGCAGCGGCTGCGCGTCCAGCCAGCCGACCGGCTGCCCGCCGAACATCGTGACGATCGCGTTCAGCAGACCAATCTGCTCGCCCTGACGGTAGTCGTAGACGAACTTCCAGATGATGCCGGCGCCGACGAACGAGATCGCGACGGGCATGAACACGAGCACCTTCAGGATCTTCTCGCCGCGGGCGCGGTCGATGAAGGCCGCGTAGGCGAGGCCGATGACGGTCGAGAGCGTCGGGGCGAACAGCGCCCAGATGATCGTGTTGACGACCGACCAGAAGCCCTCGGGGTTCGTGAAGGTCCAGATGTAGTTGTCGAGGCCGACGAACGTGTCACCCGTCTTGTCGAAGAACGACGAGAAGATGGTCGAGATCGCCGGGTACACGAGCCCGAGGAGCAGCATCAGCAGCGCGGGTGCCAGGAACACGACGAGCTGGAACACGTAGCCCGAGCCCTCGCGCGAGCGGTAGTCCGCGAAGAACAGCAGCGCGCCGACGCCGAGCGCGATCGCCACGACGTAGAGCAGCGCGTTTTGGTACGGCCGCAGCAGCATGAACGCCAGCACCGGGATGACGAAGCAGGCGGCCAGACGCAGCCACATGTAGCCCTTGCCGCGGCGCGGTGCGAACTCGATGAGAAGCAGCACCACACCGACGACGATGCCGAACACCACGACGATGATCGGGATCTGCACCAGCGGGTTCAGGTTGCCGATCCAGGTGAAGAAGCTGTTGAGCGAGAATCCCAGCGAGGTCGGCCGGGCGTCGTCCACGGGCGTGCTCATCAAGAGCAGGACGAGGGCGATGAGCGCGATCGCTGCGGCGGCGAGGGCGACGATGCCCGTCGTGCGGCGCGAACGCGCGGAAGCGGGGGGTGCGAGCGCGTCGTCGGGAACGACGTGCGGCTCCTTCGTGGTGGTCTGCGACATCACTGTCCTATCTCTCCGGCTGAGGGGTGCAGGCACGGGGGCCGCTCGTATCGAGCGACCCCCGTGCGGCGCAGCCCGGGTGGGCTAGTTCTCGTATCCCGCCTGGATGTCACTCAGGACCTGGTCGGTCGGGCGACCGTCGATCCAGTTGACCATGCCCTTCCAGAACGAACCGTTACCGACCGTGGCCGGCATCAGGTCCGAGGCGTCGAAGCGAACGACGGTGCTCGGGTCCTGGAGGATCGTCATGGCGTCGGTCAGGAACTCGCTCGATGCGAGCGACGGGTCGGCGCCCTTGTTGGCCGAGATGACCCCGCCGAGCTCGACACGAGCGTCAGCGAACTCCGGCGTCGACATGAACTCGAGCACCTTCTGCACGGCCTCCGAGTCGGAGAACGCGGTGACGAACTCGCCACCGGCTTCGACGTAGGTCTCGCCATCGGCCGTGATGCCCGGGAGCAGGAAGGCGTAGACGTCGCCGTCGGGGGCAATCGTCGGGGCCTCACCGGATGCGGTCTTCGCCTCGAGGAAGTTCGCCGAGAGGAAGGACGCCTGGTGCGTCAGAGCGCAGCGACCGTCCGCGACGGCGGCGGCGACGTCACCGAACGCGGTCGAGTTGATGCTCTTCACATCGCCGTAGCCCGCGTTCACGAAGTCCGGGTTAAGGAGGATGTCGCCGACCGAGTCGAAGGCATCCTTGATCTTCGAGTCGGTGAACGGCACGTCGCCGGCTACCCAGTCGTCGTACACGTCGGCGCCGGACTGACGCAGCACGAGGTCTTCGATCCAGTCCGTGCCCGGCCAGCCGGACGCGGCGTCGGACGAGAAGCCGGCGCACCACGGGGCGGCGCCGGTCGTGTCGCGGATGGTCTGCGTGAGCGTCAGCAGGTCGTCCCAGGTCTTCGGAACTTCGACACCCCACTCGGCGAAGCTCTTCGGGGAGTACCAGACGTATCCCTTGACGTTGGCGAGCATCGGCGCGGCGTAGAACGTGTCGTCGACGGTGCCGTAGCTCTTCCAGTCGGCCGACCAGTTCGCGTCGACGTTCGACTCGACAGCCTCGGGCGCGGCCTGGACCTCGCCCGTGTCGACGAGCGCCTTCAGCAGACCCGGCTGCGGAACGATGGCGATGTCGGGAGCAGAACCACCGGTCACCTTGGTGACGATGTTGCCCTCGAAGCTCTTGTCACCGGTGTATTCGACCTTGATACCGGTGTCTTCGGTGAACTGCGTGAACGAGGCGTTCAGGTCGTCTGCCTCGACACCCGTGATCCCTCCGGAGATCTGGACGGTCTGCCCCTCGACCGATCCACTGTCGCTGGAGCCGCCCTCCGCACAACCGGCGAGTGCGAGTCCCGCAACCCCCAGCAGCGCGATCGGTGCGACCAGGCGGCGTCGCTGCGATCTGATCATGTGATTCCTCCTCTTCGAGTACGCGCATGCTCCTTGCACCCACGCATCCGGCTCCTCAGGAACCGATTCCAGGCAAACGTAAACCAATCTGACAGACAACACAATGTCGCCGCATCACAACTCGGTAAAGCTGCGATGGGAGCGCTCCCTCGCCTCCGACCTGGGAATGGGAGCGCTCCCTCAATGCATTTCGTATGTGGAACCGGTTTCATCTTTTTCGGCCGACTCGTACTACGATGACTGCGGACCCGAGCCCATCAAGGAAGAGGGGTGGTGATGATGAGCGGGATCTCCGATGTGGCGCACCTCGCGGGTGTGTCGAAGTCGACCGCGAGTCGGGCGCTCAGCGGCGCCGGTTACGTCTCGGCCGCCACGAAAGAACGAGTCGCCGCTGCCGCCGCATCCCTCGGCTACGTCCCCTCGACGAACGCGCAGAGTCTGTCGACCGGCCGGACGCAGAACATCGGCGTCGTGATGCCGTATATCAACCGGTGGTTCTTCGCGGAGGTGCTCGAGGGGATCCAGCAGGAGCTCCTGGAGCGCGGCCTCGACCTGATGCTCTACGACGCGAAGCCCGGAACCGAGAGCCGACGGCGGATCTTCGAGGATTTCCTCGCCCGCAAGCGGTTCGACGGCCTCATCGCGGTCGGTCTGGAACCCGCCGAGAACGAACTCGAGAGCATGCTGTCGCTCGGCAAGCCGGTCGTGAGCGTCATCGGCGATCACCCGAGGACGAGCGCCGTCTCGCTCGACGAAGGCAACACGGCGCACCGGGCGACCGAGCATCTGATCGCCCTCGGCCACCGCGACATCGCCTTCCTCGGTGCGGGCGCGGATCCGCACCGCCCGCACGTGGAGTCGGCGCGCGTCAGCGGTTACCACGCAGCAATGCGTCGTGCGGGGCTCGACGAGACGATCGCCCACGTGCCGTGCGCGCTCACCATGCCCTCCGGCTACGCGGCCGCGGTCGACCTGCTCAGTGACTCGCGTGCTCGGCCGACCGCCATCGTCGCGGCGTGCGACGAGGTCGCGATCGGCGCCATCATCGCGGCGCGACGCCTCGGCATCCAGGTGCCGGCGGCCCTCAGCGTCGTGGGCATCGACGACCACGAACACGCCGAGATGTTCGCACTCACGACCCTTCACCAGGACCCGCGCGAGCAGGGCCGCACCGCCGTCGACCTGCTCATGCGGCAGATCGAGGACCCGGATGCGGAGCCCGTCGTGGTGCGCGTGAAACCCCGGCTCGTGGTGCGCAACTCGACCGCGCCCGTGAACCCGTCCACATCCGTCGTCGTCGCCGACAACGGAATCCTGCCGGTCGGCTGACCGCTCCCGCGCGGCGCGGAGGTCGCAGATCTGCGGCGGCGGGCGCACGAGAGCGGGGCCCCGGCTCTCGCCGAGGCCCCGCTCTGTGTCTTCCCGATCAGCTGTGCCGGCGGCGACCCGTCGTGCGGGCGATGATGCCGAAGCCGATCAGCAGGGCGCCGAGGAGCGCCGCTCCACCGACCCAGCCGTAGTCGCCGCCCGTCGCCGGGAGCGCTCCGGAACGTGCCGCGATGGTGACCGGCTGCCATCCGATCACGTCACCGGCCGCGTCGAGCACCACGAGACGGTGCGAGCCCGACACGCCATCCGGCAGAGTGACGGTGACCGTACCGGCCGCACTCACCTGCTGCCACCCGCCGAGCTGCTGCGGGGTGGAGTACAGCCAGATCGAGACCCACGCGCCGGCGTACTTGGTACCGACGTAGATCGTGATCTCTCCCCCGGCGACGAGGTTTCCGATCGTGACCTGGATCACGTTCTTCAGCGCCTCGATGAGCTCAGAGACGGACACCGGCTGCGGCGTGGTCGTCGGGGGCGTGCTGCCTCCGCCGGTCTCGGGCAGGGGCGGCGTCGTGGGCGTCGGCGTACCGGTGCCCGGTTCGCCGGTCGGCGGCTCCTCGACGGACGTCACCGCGATCGGAACACGCACCTCGGTGCCGCTCTGCGGGGCCTGCAGCACGATCGTGCTGGAGGCGGCAGCATCCGCCGGCACCTTCAGCGTGACCGTCGCCGAACCGCCGCTGACGGCGATCGGGTCGAACACCGTCGTGCTGCCCGCGAAGCTCGCGAGGAGCGTCGTGGTGGCCGGGCTGCCGACCGACGTGAGGTCGAGGCCCGACACCTGGAACGTGACGGTGTCGCCCTCGGCGGCGGATGCGGGCACGCCCGTCACCTGCGCGCTGCGGCTCGCGAAGTTCGGGGTGAGCGTTCCCGCTGCCTTGATGTAGCTGATCCACGCGTCGCGGTCGATGAGGCCCGAGTCGCGCGTGTTCGTGCCCTGGGTGAAGGTGCGGAAGTTATCGCCACCCTGCACGAGGAAGCTGAACGAACCGACCCGGTACTGCTGGGCGGGGTCGATCGGCTCTCCGTCGATCCAGATTCCGGTGATGTGCGAGCCACGGGCCGCCGACTCGTCGAACGTGTACTGCACGTTCTCGGAGAGGCCGAGCGCGAGGTAGGAACGCGACGGGATGGTGCCGTCCGCGTTGGTCTGCCACTGCTCTTCGAGCAGGCTCTTGAACTGCGCGCCGGTCAGGCTTGTCGTGAACAGGTTGTTCGCGAAGGGAAGGACGGCGTTCGCGTCGGCGACCGTGATGCCGTCGGCATCCTTCAGCAGCTCCGCGCGGAGTCCGCCCGGGTTGACCACGCCGATCTCGGCGCCGCCGAGGCGTTCCTCGGAGAGGGTCGCGACCAGCGAGTCGGCGACGAGATTGCCCAGCGCCGACTGCTTCGCACGGTTGTCACGCGTGCCGCCGGTGTAGACACCGTTGACGTACGTGCCTCCGGTGAAGGCCGTCGTGATGTCTGCCGACACGTCGCCGACCTTCACGCTGCCGACGACCTTCGCTTCCGCGATCGCCTTGTCGACGATCGTCTTCACCGCGGCGACCCGAGGGTATTTGGCGACGAGCTGCGCATCGAGATCAGCGTTCTGCTGAGCGTCATTGGCAGAATTCTTGTCGTCCACGATCGCGACGCGGGCCACGTTCTTCGCGGTGTAGGACTGCACGTCGCCGGTTTCGGCATCGACCGTCAACACGACCTGGCCGATGTTCTCGCCGTAGTTACCGGTCTGCACGATCGGGCGCGTCTTGTCGGTGCCCGGGATCGGCACGTTCCACGAGTACAGCTTGTGCGTGTGGCCGGTGAAGATCGCGTCGACGGCAGGAGAGGTCTTCGTCGCGATGTCGGCGAACGCCTTGCCGTCGGCGATCTCGTCTTCCAGTGTGGCCTTCTCGACCTCGCCGGCAGCAGCACCCTCGTGGTATTCGGCCACGATCACATCCGCTTCGCCGTTGGCGGGATCGCCGTCGGTCAGTTGGGCCGCGACGCGGTTGACGGCCTCGACCGGGTCACCGAACGTGACATCGGCGATTCCGCCGGGCGACACGAGCGTCGGCGTCTCCTCGGTGACGGCGCCGATCACGCCGACCTTGAGCCCGTCGACCTCGATGATCGTGTACTCGTCGAGCACCGGAGTGGTCGTGCCCTTCTCGTACACGTTGGCGCCCAGGTAGGGGAACGCGGCCACGTCGGACACGCGGCCCTTCAGATCCGCAAGCCCCTGATCAAACTCGTGGTTGCCGACGGCCGACGCCTGCAGCCCGAGCGCGTTCAGCACGTCGAGCGTCGGCTTGTCGCCCTGGAACGCCGAGGCGTAGAGCGACGCACCGATGTTGTCACCATCCGAAAGGAACAGCGTGTTGTCCTCGCCGTACTGCGCGCGGAGCTGCTCGATCGTTCCGGCGAACTTCAGCGTGGTGCCATCGATCCGACCGTGGAAGTCGTTGATGTTGAGCAGGTTGAGTTCAACCGTCGGGTCGAGGTCGAGGCCTACGACCAGGGGGTCGTGGTCGCTCGAGCGGAACGGCGAATCGTCGTAGAAGTTCGTCGCGTTGTAGTTGTAGCGGCTGTACTCCAGAGCGATCGACTCGACGGAGTTGATGTTCCAGACATCCGAACCCGTGACGAGCTTCTGCGCCTCGGTGGACGCGAGGATGTGGTCGAGCGAACCGACCTGGCCGCCGAACGAGTAGGTGTACTCATCCGTGGGGGCGAGGTTCGCGTAGCCGGCCTCGTAGAGAACCTGCATCGGGTCCTCCTGCGTGTACGAGTTGAAGTCGCCGAGCAGGAACACGTCATCCGTGCCCACCGAGGCCTTCAGCCCGTCGGCGAAAGCGACGAGCGCCTGCGCCTGACGCGTGCGGTCGCCGTTGAAGGCGCCCTGCACGCCGTTGGCGTTGTCGCCGGTTGCCGGCGGCTCGCTGTCGCCCTTCGACTTGAAGTGGTTGACGATCGCGATGAACGCGTCGTCGTCGCTCCCGCCCGTGGGCGTGAACGCCTGCGCGAGCGGCGGCCGCGCGTTGTCGAACGCGGCGTTGTCGAGAATCACCGATGCGCCGAGCGGCTCGACCGCGGCCTTCTTGTAGATGAAGGCGGTGCGGATGACGTCTTCGCCCGCGGGCACGGCCGCGGGCGACGGAGCGTAGGCCCACTCGTCCGAGCCGAGCGCCGCATTGAGTGCGGCCACGAGCGTCTTCACGGCCTCGTCGCGGTTCTCGCCCGCGATGGTGGAGTTCTCGATCTCTTCGAGCGAGACGACCTCGGCACCGAGTCCATTGATCGCCGCGACGATCTTGGCCTGCTGGCGGGCGAGATCGTCGTCCTCTGCCGCGCCACGGGGCCCGGCGCCGCAGTTGTTCGCGGTGACGCGGTTGCCCTCGCGGTCGGTGTAGTAGGTGCAGCTTCCACCGGCGGCCACCCAGTCCTGCGCGGTCGTGGTGAAGTAGTTGAGCACGTTGAAGCTCGCGATCTGCAGGTCGCCGCCGACATCCTTCGGGGCGGGTTCGCGCGTGTTCGCGAACGTGGCCGGCTGCACCGTGGCGGCGTTGTCCACCGTTAGGTGCTGCGTCGGCTGGAAGTTCCACATGTCGTTGCGGTACTCCGCGATGACCGGGGCCGCGAACGTGACGGGCGCGCCCACACGAACCGGCGACGTCGTCGACAGGTACGGCAGCGGGATGCCCTTGTTCGCCGTGGAGTTGAAGTTGATCGACGCGCCATCGTCGAGCGTGACCGCACGTGCGGCGTTGTCGGCGACGACCGTGTCGTACTCGGGCGTGCCGGGACGAGCCACGTCGGTCGGGTTCTCCAACGGGGTCGTGCCCGCGGCGAGACCGACGGATGCGTAGTAGTTGGTGTCGTACGTGTTCGTCACCGTGAAGTCACCTTCGGGGGCGACGAGCATGCCCTCGAGCACCTCACGCGCCTCGTCGGTGGTCGGCCAGGCGGCGGGCACCGGAGTGACGGGAGCCGCCTGCTCCGTGAGCACGGTGATGCCGGTCGCGGCCGGGGTGAGCTGCGTCATCGTGCGGAATTCGGCAACCGGACCGGTCACCTCGACGTACTCGCCGACCTTCACGAGGCCCGCGACAGCGGCACCGGTCGCACCGGAGCCGCCGTAGACGAAGACGGCGTCGGATGCGGTGTGCGATGCATCCAGCGTTCCGCCCGTGCCGGGGGTCTGGATGTAGAAGCCGTTGAGCCCGCCGGTGGGGTAGGCCGCCGTGACGACGCCGCGCGTCGTGACGGTCTGGCCGACGAGCGGGCTCGTCGCACCCGTGCCCTGAATGGCGTCGATCGTCACGGTCGACGGCTCGGTCGGAGGCGTGGTCGGCTCGGGCGTGGGTGTGGGTGTGGGAGACGCCGTCGGGGTGGGCGTCGGAGTCGGCGTGGGCGTCGTGGCGCCGCCGGAGTTCTGCGGGGTGACCGCGGTCGAGACGGTGAAGTCGGCCGCGTTGTTGTCGGTGTCGACGAAGTTCGTGCGCACGAGCGAGTTCGGTTGGGCGGGCGTTGCGGCGGCCGCGCCCTCGAAGGTGTTGCTCGTTCCGTACCCGAGGAGGTCGACCACGTTCGCCGTGCCGATGACGGAGCCGACTGCGGGAGTCAGGTTCTGCGTGGTGTCAGCGAGGACGATCGTCCCCGAGGCACCGGCGGGGCCGAAGCTGGTGCCGGTCAGGTCGGGCTGGACCGGCAGGTCGGCGAGACCGTCTGCGCTGCCCGGGAGAGAGACGAGGAAGTAGCCACCCGGCGCGATGTCACCGCTGAGGTTCTGCACCTGTGTCTGTCCCGTGCCCGTTGCCGAGCGGTACTGCAGCGACCATCCTTGGAGGGACTCGGCCGCGGTACCGGGGTTGTACAGCTCGACGAACCGGTTCTTGTACAGCGCGCCCTTGCTGCCGTTGACGTACGCCTCGTTGATGATGACGCCCGAGCCGTCCGGCGCCGCCATGGCCGCCGTCGGAACGAGCATTCCACCGATCAGCGCTGTTCCGACTCCGAAGGCGAGCGCCGCTGTTCGACGCTGCCGCTGTGAAAAGGACATGGGTCTCCTGAGTTCTGACTGAGGGTTCCTCAGGAGGTTAGGCAGAAGTCATGAACGAAATGCGTACGAGCAGATGACGTTCCGGTGAGATTCCTCTCATCGAATCGTCATAGCTTTCTCATTCCGCGAGGTCCTTCGCCGAAAACGAGAAGGACCCCGGATGCCGCAGCATCCGGGGTCCTTCGCACAGAACGTGATTACTTGAGGGTAACCGTCGCGCCGGCAGCCTCGAGGGCTTCCTTCGCCTTGTCTGCAGTCTCCTTGTTGGCGCCTTCGAGGACGGCCTTGGGAGCGCCGTCGACGACAGCCTTGGCCTCGCCGAGGCCGAGCGAGGTGAGCTCGCGGACCGTCTTGATGACCTGGATCTTCTTGTCGCCAGCGGCCTCGAGGATGACGTCGAAGGAATCCTTCTCCTCAACCTCTTCTGCAGCGCCTGCGCCAGCGGCACCGGCAACGGCGACGGGCGCGGCAGCGGTGACGTCGAACTTCTCCTCGAACGCCTTCACGAACTCGCTGAGCTCGACGAGGGTCAGGCCGGCGAACTGCTCGAGCAGCTCCTCAGTGGTGAGCTTAGCCATGGTGTATCTCCTAGATTGATGGGGTTTGTGAGAACGAGATCGCCGGACGCTTACGCGGCCTCAGCGGTCTCCAGCTTTTCGCGAAGCGCGTCGATGGTCGCGGCAGCCTTGCCCATCGTCGCCTTCATCATGCCCGCAGCCTTCGCCAGCAGAACCTCACGGCTCTCGAGCGCGGCGTACTTGTTGACCTCGTCGGCGGTGAGGGAGTTGCCCTCGAACACGCCGCCCTTGATCACGAGAAGCGGGTTGGCCTTGGCGAAGTCACGCAGAGCCTTGGCAGTGGCGACGAAGTCACCGTGCACGAAAGCGACGGCCGACGGACCCTTGAGGTCGTCATCCAGCGCAGTGATCCCCGCGTTGTTCGCGGCGATCTTGGTCAGCGTGTTCTTCACCACGGCGTACTCAGCGTCCTGACGGATGCTGTTGCGCAGCTGCTTCAGCTGGGCAACCGTCAGACCGCGGTACTCGGTCAGCAGGACGGCGTTCGAGCTCTCGAATGACTTCGTGAGTTCGGAGACCGTTGCATCCTTCTGCGCCATGGTCACTCCTTGGTGGGTACGAGACACCTCACGGTGGTGAGGCGCCGACCGGAGACCAGGCCCGCAAAAACAAGAAAGCTCCGGCGCAAGCGCACGGAGCTCGGTTCTCAGGAGAATCGTTCGTACACCTGCGCGGGCCCCTGCTTTCGCAGTGCTTCGGTCATCATGCGCTTGCACGCACGACGATGACCAGCGGTCTTCGGCTTCCCCCACCATACGCCACCCCTCCCCCCACGCCAAATCCCCTGCCCCTCCCTCTCCCTACTTGCCGTCCCGCCCCCAGCCGCGGGACGGTCCGCCGGCGGGGATGGGCGTCGCCGCGCGTCGCGGGCGGGGCGCGTCCGGAGGGACGCGTACGCTCGAACGGTGACCCCCGAACTCGCCGCCCGCATCGTCGCGGACTCCCGCGACCGGGTGGCCTGGCTGCGGGCGCGCTCCCGGGGGATCACGGCGACGGATGTGGCCACCCTCACGAGCGACCGTGCCATCGCGAAGGCCGCGGACCAGAAGCTGGGCGGATCGCGCTTCTCCGGCAACGCGTACACCGACCACGGGCGACGCCGTGAGCCCGAGATCGCCGCCTGGGTCGCCGCAACCCACGGCATCCTGCCCTCGAGCGCGCTCTTCCACGCCGTCGTCGAGAAGCGCCATTTGGCCACCCCCGACGGCATCGGCGTCGACGCCGACGGACGGATCTCGCTGGCCGAGATCAAGACCACCAACAAGTCGTGGCGATCCATTCCGCGCGGCTACCTCCGCCAGGTGTGGTG
It includes:
- a CDS encoding carbohydrate ABC transporter permease, producing the protein MSQTTTKEPHVVPDDALAPPASARSRRTTGIVALAAAAIALIALVLLLMSTPVDDARPTSLGFSLNSFFTWIGNLNPLVQIPIIVVVFGIVVGVVLLLIEFAPRRGKGYMWLRLAACFVIPVLAFMLLRPYQNALLYVVAIALGVGALLFFADYRSREGSGYVFQLVVFLAPALLMLLLGLVYPAISTIFSSFFDKTGDTFVGLDNYIWTFTNPEGFWSVVNTIIWALFAPTLSTVIGLAYAAFIDRARGEKILKVLVFMPVAISFVGAGIIWKFVYDYRQGEQIGLLNAIVTMFGGQPVGWLDAQPLLNTFALLAVFIWTQTGFAMVILSAAIKAVPTEQLEAAQLDGASPWQRFRNVTVPGIRASLIVVLTTITIASLKVYDIVAVMTGGRSNTSVLGFEMVNQQQRFQSYGHSSALAVVLFLFVLPLIIYNARQLRQQREIR
- a CDS encoding ABC transporter substrate-binding protein, which codes for MIRSQRRRLVAPIALLGVAGLALAGCAEGGSSDSGSVEGQTVQISGGITGVEADDLNASFTQFTEDTGIKVEYTGDKSFEGNIVTKVTGGSAPDIAIVPQPGLLKALVDTGEVQAAPEAVESNVDANWSADWKSYGTVDDTFYAAPMLANVKGYVWYSPKSFAEWGVEVPKTWDDLLTLTQTIRDTTGAAPWCAGFSSDAASGWPGTDWIEDLVLRQSGADVYDDWVAGDVPFTDSKIKDAFDSVGDILLNPDFVNAGYGDVKSINSTAFGDVAAAVADGRCALTHQASFLSANFLEAKTASGEAPTIAPDGDVYAFLLPGITADGETYVEAGGEFVTAFSDSEAVQKVLEFMSTPEFADARVELGGVISANKGADPSLASSEFLTDAMTILQDPSTVVRFDASDLMPATVGNGSFWKGMVNWIDGRPTDQVLSDIQAGYEN
- a CDS encoding carbohydrate ABC transporter permease — its product is MSAIAPAETPPAFDRRATRKTARDTRRSENIAQKKLTSKTATIIAVIIAIFWTIPTFGLFVTSFRPGSDSQTSGWWTVFTNPSFTLQNYADALTSGGTALTLGQSFINSLAIAIPATIIPIALASLAAYAFAWIDFKGKNLLFVFVFALQIVPIQMALVPLLTLFSRGLEINGVGVFPGFELRDVDHSFATVWIAHAIFALPLAIFLLHNFIAEIPSEVIEAARVDGAGHGQIFFRMILPLAMPAIASFAIFQFLWVWNDLLVATIFAPSSSLPLTQTLNSLSGSWGDRWYLQSAGAFISIIVPLIVFFALQRFFVRGLLAGATKG
- a CDS encoding LacI family DNA-binding transcriptional regulator produces the protein MSGISDVAHLAGVSKSTASRALSGAGYVSAATKERVAAAAASLGYVPSTNAQSLSTGRTQNIGVVMPYINRWFFAEVLEGIQQELLERGLDLMLYDAKPGTESRRRIFEDFLARKRFDGLIAVGLEPAENELESMLSLGKPVVSVIGDHPRTSAVSLDEGNTAHRATEHLIALGHRDIAFLGAGADPHRPHVESARVSGYHAAMRRAGLDETIAHVPCALTMPSGYAAAVDLLSDSRARPTAIVAACDEVAIGAIIAARRLGIQVPAALSVVGIDDHEHAEMFALTTLHQDPREQGRTAVDLLMRQIEDPDAEPVVVRVKPRLVVRNSTAPVNPSTSVVVADNGILPVG